One segment of Gloeocapsa sp. PCC 7428 DNA contains the following:
- a CDS encoding non-ribosomal peptide synthetase has protein sequence MKIDQLLAHLYSLGVNLWLDRTDPTQVRLRCSAPEEVLTPELSSQLQARKVEIIAILNQAQSAANPIPNAIPRTSRSANIPLSFAQSRLWFLEQLQPGSSTYHIPCAVRLTGSLDIQVLTQVFNAIIDRHEILRTNFKTIDGQPTQAIASSRTLAINQINLCGLSPAEQQTQIQQQAIDAAQIPFDLETDMLLRVHLLQLDATEHVILLTLHHIIADGWSIDVLIHELATLYTAFSQGQSSPLLPLQIQYADFAVWQREWLQGKVLESQLAYWRKQLSGILPLQLPTLPRSRVQSFDGASISFKLGSDLTEKLKAIALTADVTLFVALLAAFKILLYRYTGQSEIVVGSPIANRNRTELEPLIGLFVNTLVLKTNLSGNPTFLEVLQQIRQVTWDAYDRQDLPFEKLVEELQPERDLSYNPLFQVKFRLENAPTEKLEIPGLTLSSIPQVTASAKLDLSLDMYETPDGLVGGFEYNRDLFAATTINAIAEHFQTLLAGIAHQPTQRISELPLLTPDERQQILVEWNQTQTPYADDLCFHQLFEAQVENPDSIALIYRNEQITYRELNCRSNQLAHYLQKLGISPETRVAICIERSPEMIVAMLAVMKAGGAYVPLDPAYPQERLAFMLQDAQVAVLIQKSETITQKPDAITVIDLDKDWEAIADFSDQNPTSNVDTTNLAYLIYTSGSTGVPKGVLVTHQGLVNLTEDKIRVCNVHPDSCVLQFFSFSFDASIPEIVMSLGCGAKLCLASREDLYPGYPLLHLLREQAVTHITITPSALATLPVEELPALQMVLVGGEAPSPELMRRWSQGRKFINAYGPTEVTVNASMVECGNGYPLQATLRPSANKQLYVLDSHLQPVPIGVLGELHISGIGLARGYLHRPDLTAEKFIPNPFRKEKDCLSPNSRLYKTGDLACYLPDGSIKLFGRIDDQVKIRGFRIEVGEIETLLNQYPGVQASVVIVREDVPGDRRLVAYVVTESVSTIELRRFLKEKLPEYTIPSAFIVLDTLPLTPNGKINISALPPPNTSNNPDQKFIPPKTQTQTQLAEIFCKVLEKETVGIEDDFFELGGHSLLATKMISQILQTFNIELTVIDLFEAPTITELANRIENKTHQTSEDREEIEF, from the coding sequence ATGAAGATAGATCAGTTACTGGCGCACCTCTACAGTCTCGGTGTCAACCTGTGGCTAGATCGCACCGATCCTACGCAAGTGCGGCTGCGGTGTAGCGCTCCAGAAGAAGTATTGACGCCGGAACTCAGTAGCCAACTCCAAGCGCGTAAAGTAGAAATTATCGCAATTCTCAATCAAGCGCAATCCGCTGCAAATCCAATTCCTAACGCAATTCCGCGCACTTCACGTTCAGCGAATATTCCTTTATCTTTTGCCCAATCTAGGTTATGGTTTCTCGAACAACTGCAACCAGGTAGTTCAACTTATCATATTCCCTGCGCAGTTCGCCTCACAGGATCGCTCGATATTCAAGTATTAACGCAAGTCTTCAATGCAATTATCGATCGCCATGAAATCCTGCGGACTAATTTTAAAACTATTGACGGACAACCAACGCAGGCGATCGCATCGAGTCGCACCTTGGCGATCAACCAGATCAATCTTTGTGGACTATCTCCAGCCGAACAACAAACTCAAATTCAACAACAAGCAATCGATGCGGCACAAATACCGTTTGATTTAGAAACAGACATGCTGTTGCGCGTGCATTTACTTCAACTCGATGCCACAGAACACGTTATTTTATTAACACTGCATCATATCATTGCCGACGGCTGGTCGATTGATGTTCTCATCCACGAATTAGCAACGCTATACACCGCGTTTTCGCAAGGACAATCGTCACCGTTACTACCATTGCAGATTCAGTATGCTGACTTTGCGGTATGGCAACGCGAATGGTTACAAGGCAAGGTGTTAGAATCGCAGCTTGCGTATTGGCGAAAACAACTCAGTGGAATATTACCATTACAATTACCGACATTGCCGCGATCGCGCGTCCAGTCGTTTGACGGTGCGTCGATTTCGTTTAAATTAGGATCGGATCTTACTGAGAAACTTAAAGCGATCGCGCTTACCGCCGATGTAACGCTGTTTGTTGCCTTGCTCGCAGCATTTAAGATTTTACTTTATCGTTACACCGGACAATCCGAAATTGTTGTTGGTAGTCCAATCGCTAACCGCAACCGGACGGAACTAGAACCATTAATTGGCTTATTTGTCAATACTTTGGTACTAAAAACCAATTTATCTGGTAATCCCACTTTTTTAGAAGTATTGCAGCAAATTCGTCAAGTCACGTGGGATGCTTATGATCGTCAAGATTTACCATTTGAGAAGTTAGTCGAAGAACTGCAACCCGAACGCGATTTAAGCTACAATCCGCTATTTCAAGTTAAATTCCGCCTAGAAAATGCGCCAACCGAAAAATTAGAAATTCCTGGACTAACTTTAAGTTCGATTCCGCAAGTCACCGCATCTGCCAAATTAGATTTAAGCCTCGATATGTACGAAACCCCCGATGGTTTAGTTGGAGGTTTTGAATACAACCGCGACTTATTCGCAGCTACGACAATCAATGCGATCGCTGAACATTTTCAGACATTGCTAGCAGGAATTGCACATCAACCCACACAAAGAATCAGCGAGTTACCTTTACTCACCCCTGATGAACGCCAGCAAATTTTAGTTGAATGGAATCAGACGCAAACTCCGTACGCTGATGATTTATGTTTTCATCAATTATTTGAAGCACAAGTCGAGAATCCCGATAGCATCGCCTTAATTTACCGCAATGAGCAAATAACTTATCGCGAATTGAATTGCCGCAGCAATCAACTCGCACACTATCTCCAAAAACTAGGCATTAGTCCAGAAACTAGAGTCGCAATTTGTATTGAGCGATCGCCAGAAATGATCGTTGCGATGTTGGCTGTGATGAAAGCAGGAGGTGCGTATGTTCCCCTCGATCCTGCCTATCCCCAAGAAAGATTAGCGTTTATGCTCCAAGACGCGCAAGTTGCGGTATTAATCCAAAAGTCAGAAACGATTACGCAAAAACCAGATGCAATTACTGTAATCGATCTCGATAAAGATTGGGAAGCGATCGCCGATTTCAGCGACCAAAACCCAACCAGCAATGTTGATACGACAAACCTCGCGTACTTGATCTACACTTCCGGTTCGACAGGAGTTCCCAAAGGAGTACTAGTTACTCATCAAGGACTCGTCAATTTAACCGAAGACAAAATCCGCGTTTGCAACGTTCACCCCGATAGCTGCGTCCTTCAGTTTTTCTCCTTTAGCTTCGATGCTTCCATTCCAGAAATCGTGATGTCACTAGGCTGTGGTGCAAAACTTTGCTTAGCATCACGCGAAGACTTGTATCCAGGCTATCCCCTACTACATCTACTCCGCGAACAAGCCGTCACCCACATCACAATCACACCTTCCGCCTTAGCCACACTACCCGTCGAAGAATTACCCGCGCTACAGATGGTATTAGTTGGTGGTGAAGCACCCTCACCCGAATTAATGCGACGATGGTCACAAGGGCGAAAGTTTATCAATGCCTACGGACCAACCGAGGTAACAGTCAACGCCAGCATGGTAGAATGTGGCAACGGTTATCCTTTACAAGCAACACTCCGCCCCAGCGCCAACAAACAACTTTACGTTCTAGATTCGCATTTACAACCAGTACCCATCGGCGTTTTAGGTGAACTGCATATCAGTGGAATTGGTTTAGCGCGTGGCTATCTGCATCGACCCGACTTAACTGCCGAAAAATTCATTCCCAATCCTTTTAGAAAGGAAAAAGATTGTCTTTCCCCAAACAGCCGTCTTTACAAAACTGGTGACTTAGCGTGTTATTTACCCGACGGTAGCATCAAATTATTTGGGCGAATCGACGATCAAGTAAAAATTCGTGGTTTTCGCATTGAAGTAGGAGAAATCGAAACACTACTAAACCAATATCCTGGCGTACAAGCAAGCGTTGTCATTGTACGAGAAGACGTACCAGGAGATAGACGCTTAGTCGCTTACGTTGTCACCGAATCAGTTTCCACAATCGAACTCCGCCGATTCCTCAAAGAAAAACTCCCCGAATACACGATCCCTTCCGCTTTCATTGTCCTTGACACCCTACCACTCACACCCAACGGCAAAATTAATATATCGGCACTTCCACCACCCAACACTTCCAACAACCCAGATCAAAAATTCATTCCTCCAAAAACCCAAACACAAACACAACTCGCCGAAATCTTCTGCAAAGTCCTCGAAAAAGAAACAGTAGGAATCGAAGACGACTTCTTTGAACTCGGAGGACACTCATTACTAGCAACAAAAATGATTAGCCAAATCCTCCAAACCTTCAACATCGAACTAACAGTCATCGACTTATTTGAAGCCCCTACTATTACCGAACTAGCCAACCGCATCGAAAACAAAACCCACCAAACCTCAGAAGACCGCGAAGAAATAGAATTCTAA
- a CDS encoding thioester reductase domain-containing protein — protein MDNKYLKPNAIAEPLINQWYAWSYLISPATAARYIAKSHIKILESFIESPQAHQTALKNPAMLGGPFINYSINYVEKIQALLEKTKTKQANLLTLSAAIEDLENLLQQATGYSLEPLYQQIPEPLKGYVELVYDANNHASIRYIERLLYQNPAYQTAQQTVALSLINEDSRSFVLSTPRLTDEHSLHLNFPFKHPIWDDLFRMRNHPDSYNKIKEALGIKSSDETLFSSLFTQEPPRQSNNYTGDSVKIRYFGHACVLFETKNITILCDPLVSYQHQNGIERYTYTDLPEIIDYVLITHNHQDHVMFETLLQLRHKIRQIIVPKGNKGVLIDPSLKLILEQIGFTNVKEIDELETIEFSDGCIVGLPVFGEHGDLNIATKIAYWLNLKGKKILCAADSNNIEPALYKHLYKILGNLDILFIGMECDGAPYTWAYGALLTQSIPRKMSQTRRLDGSNAEKAINLVNQFQPQQVYVYAMGQEPWLTYITSIKYTEDSHPIIESDKLVQFCRDNGIASDRLFGCREFILEENAKPCTSNHHHKASIDQLLEELSQKDIKVWIEEDLNTTEPKLKCNAPKGVLTPRLQAQIKERKTEIVEFLRNRDRPKVDLAAEAVLDPTIQPSTTTSSVDFNRVLLTGATGFLGAFLLFELLQNQAKIYCLVRAESFEAAQHRIKECLQSYLLWQESFSSQIIPIVGDLTQPLLGLSPTQFQTLADEIATIYHNGAWVHHTLPYSMLKATNVLGTQEVLKLACSSKAKPVHFISSISVFSPNSTEETIYESNQLDIKSAPVGGYAQTKWVAEKLVSIARDRGLSVSIYRLGAVAGHSKTGVFNRDDFLYKLIQGCIQIGSAPISDMMLNIIPIDYTSQAIIHLSKQSPNVYHLVHPQPVSIDLLFDQLHTMGYDIKRLPYKQWREQLLKIAATDQQHPLYAIASLFPAEKQSPSTNINFNCHNTRTELAKTSINCPPIDSTLLNNYITHLMQNNLLDVPKQLI, from the coding sequence ATGGACAACAAATATCTTAAACCCAACGCGATCGCCGAGCCACTCATCAACCAGTGGTACGCCTGGTCATACCTCATTTCCCCAGCCACCGCAGCCCGATACATCGCCAAATCCCACATTAAAATTTTAGAATCCTTCATCGAGTCCCCCCAAGCACATCAAACCGCACTCAAAAACCCCGCAATGCTAGGCGGACCCTTCATCAACTACAGCATCAACTACGTAGAAAAAATTCAAGCACTCCTCGAAAAAACCAAAACCAAACAAGCCAATTTACTAACACTATCAGCAGCCATAGAAGACTTAGAAAACCTTCTTCAACAAGCAACAGGATATTCTCTCGAACCCTTATATCAACAAATTCCCGAACCCCTCAAAGGCTATGTCGAACTCGTTTACGATGCGAACAATCACGCCTCAATTCGGTATATAGAAAGACTCCTTTACCAAAATCCAGCTTATCAAACTGCCCAACAAACCGTAGCTTTATCACTCATAAACGAAGATAGTCGTTCATTTGTTTTAAGTACACCTCGCTTAACCGACGAGCATTCGCTACATCTCAATTTTCCCTTTAAACACCCTATTTGGGATGACCTGTTTCGGATGCGAAATCATCCCGACTCATACAATAAAATCAAAGAAGCTTTAGGAATTAAAAGTAGCGATGAAACTTTATTTTCATCTTTATTTACGCAAGAACCTCCACGTCAATCAAACAATTATACTGGAGATTCTGTTAAAATTCGTTACTTTGGTCATGCTTGTGTTTTATTTGAAACCAAAAATATTACTATTTTATGCGATCCTTTAGTAAGCTATCAACATCAAAACGGCATTGAACGCTACACATATACTGATTTACCAGAAATTATTGATTATGTTTTAATTACGCATAATCATCAAGACCACGTAATGTTTGAAACTTTATTGCAACTACGGCATAAAATCCGGCAGATTATCGTACCAAAAGGTAATAAAGGTGTATTAATCGACCCTTCCTTAAAGTTAATTTTAGAACAAATAGGATTTACCAACGTCAAAGAGATTGACGAATTAGAGACAATAGAATTTAGTGATGGCTGTATTGTAGGGCTACCTGTCTTCGGCGAACATGGAGATTTAAACATTGCTACAAAAATAGCTTATTGGCTCAATCTTAAAGGTAAAAAAATCCTGTGTGCGGCTGATTCTAACAACATTGAGCCTGCACTTTACAAACATTTATATAAAATTTTAGGTAATCTCGATATTTTGTTTATTGGAATGGAGTGTGACGGCGCACCTTATACATGGGCATACGGCGCATTATTAACGCAGTCAATTCCACGCAAGATGTCACAAACACGCCGCCTCGACGGTTCTAATGCTGAAAAAGCAATTAATTTAGTCAATCAATTTCAACCACAACAAGTTTATGTTTATGCAATGGGTCAAGAACCGTGGTTAACTTACATTACTTCGATTAAATATACCGAAGATTCGCATCCAATTATTGAGTCAGATAAATTAGTTCAATTTTGTAGAGATAATGGAATTGCGAGCGATCGCCTATTTGGTTGTAGAGAATTCATCTTAGAAGAAAATGCCAAACCATGTACCTCAAATCATCACCACAAAGCTTCCATTGACCAACTTTTAGAAGAACTTTCTCAAAAAGATATCAAAGTTTGGATTGAAGAAGATCTCAATACAACCGAACCAAAACTCAAATGCAATGCACCTAAAGGTGTTTTAACACCCCGACTACAAGCACAAATAAAAGAACGCAAAACAGAGATCGTCGAATTTTTACGGAATCGCGATCGCCCTAAAGTAGATCTAGCCGCAGAAGCCGTCTTAGATCCAACAATTCAACCATCAACTACAACATCCTCAGTTGACTTTAATCGCGTTTTACTTACAGGAGCAACAGGGTTCCTCGGTGCGTTTCTCTTATTTGAATTATTACAAAACCAAGCTAAAATTTATTGTTTAGTTCGAGCAGAAAGTTTTGAGGCAGCACAGCATAGAATAAAAGAATGTCTGCAATCTTATTTGCTTTGGCAAGAATCATTTAGTTCGCAAATTATACCTATAGTCGGCGATTTAACACAACCACTCCTAGGACTTTCACCAACACAATTTCAAACCCTCGCCGATGAAATTGCCACAATATATCACAACGGTGCGTGGGTGCATCACACATTACCCTACTCAATGCTGAAAGCTACGAATGTTTTAGGTACGCAAGAAGTTTTAAAACTAGCTTGTAGTAGCAAAGCCAAACCTGTCCATTTTATTTCCAGTATCAGTGTTTTTTCTCCTAATTCAACAGAAGAAACAATTTATGAATCAAATCAACTCGATATAAAATCCGCACCCGTTGGTGGTTATGCACAAACTAAATGGGTAGCCGAAAAACTAGTATCAATTGCACGCGATCGCGGTCTTTCTGTTTCCATATATCGCCTTGGGGCAGTTGCTGGACATAGCAAAACAGGAGTATTCAATCGCGATGATTTCTTATACAAATTAATCCAAGGTTGTATTCAAATAGGAAGCGCACCCATCAGCGATATGATGCTCAATATCATCCCTATAGATTACACAAGCCAAGCCATCATTCATCTTTCCAAACAATCGCCAAATGTCTATCACTTAGTACATCCGCAACCAGTTTCTATCGATTTATTATTCGATCAACTTCACACTATGGGTTACGACATCAAACGTTTACCTTACAAACAATGGCGCGAACAACTCTTAAAAATTGCCGCAACTGATCAACAACATCCGTTATATGCGATCGCCTCCTTATTCCCCGCCGAAAAACAATCGCCTTCAACAAACATAAACTTCAATTGCCATAATACCCGCACCGAACTCGCAAAAACATCAATCAATTGCCCTCCCATCGACTCAACCCTACTCAACAATTATATTACCCATCTCATGCAAAACAATTTATTAGATGTACCCAAACAACTGATCTAA
- a CDS encoding class I SAM-dependent methyltransferase has product MLTSDRYTEYDTWAWLYNETMGPQYYANQMPSLETMLLSQIPQKAEILDLCCGTGHLMQPLIQRGYSVTGLDGSEEMLNYARQNAPQAKFILGDARTFNLQSQFDGIYSTSASLNHVLNLEELKAVFQNVYQALKPSGLFLFDLNHADQMQKWWKGQIAEGEIESNYAWYLVPNYDATIRLGNFKITLFQKNQLKTSTNWKSFYNTINSPLLTKLRLRLIAKVPQWQNWQRSEIIYQVKGYFPEEVKTALEEVGFTQVQIKTIEGKSNLDNNHSAYFICNK; this is encoded by the coding sequence ATGCTAACAAGCGATCGCTACACTGAATACGATACCTGGGCATGGTTATACAACGAAACAATGGGGCCACAATATTATGCAAACCAAATGCCTTCTTTAGAAACTATGCTGTTGTCCCAAATCCCCCAAAAAGCAGAAATACTAGATTTGTGCTGCGGTACAGGACACTTGATGCAGCCCCTAATTCAGCGCGGATACAGCGTGACAGGCTTAGATGGCTCCGAAGAAATGCTTAACTACGCACGTCAGAATGCACCCCAAGCAAAATTCATTTTGGGAGATGCTCGCACATTCAACCTGCAATCACAATTTGATGGAATCTATTCTACTAGCGCTTCGCTCAATCATGTACTTAATTTAGAAGAACTCAAAGCAGTTTTTCAAAATGTGTACCAAGCGCTCAAACCAAGTGGCTTATTTCTATTTGACCTTAATCACGCAGATCAAATGCAAAAATGGTGGAAAGGTCAAATTGCTGAAGGAGAAATTGAATCGAATTATGCATGGTATTTAGTCCCTAATTATGATGCAACAATCCGGCTTGGGAATTTCAAAATTACACTATTTCAAAAAAATCAATTAAAAACATCGACTAATTGGAAATCATTCTATAATACTATCAATAGCCCGTTACTTACAAAACTAAGATTACGGCTAATAGCTAAAGTTCCTCAGTGGCAAAACTGGCAGCGATCAGAAATTATTTATCAAGTTAAAGGCTATTTTCCTGAAGAAGTTAAAACAGCATTAGAAGAAGTCGGCTTTACTCAAGTTCAAATTAAAACGATAGAGGGTAAGTCAAATTTAGACAATAATCATTCAGCTTATTTTATCTGTAATAAGTAA